A section of the Clostridium omnivorum genome encodes:
- a CDS encoding H-type small acid-soluble spore protein: MIIDRALEILNSKDNIRVLYENDPIWIESVDTENRKATISIVGTAQTMEVPISSLTDTGSPS; encoded by the coding sequence ATGATAATTGACAGAGCTCTTGAAATACTTAATTCAAAGGATAACATTAGAGTCCTTTATGAAAATGATCCAATTTGGATAGAATCTGTAGACACTGAAAATAGAAAGGCTACTATATCCATAGTTGGTACAGCACAAACTATGGAAGTTCCAATTTCCAGTCTTACAGACACTGGTTCACCTTCTTAA
- a CDS encoding SHOCT domain-containing protein, which translates to MFCGGFGRYGFGPSGSIGAGWMFLAAGFRLLIFIGLVVLAVKLFKKYANTSYNSLRILDEKFALGEISEEEYLKRKNILISRN; encoded by the coding sequence ATGTTTTGTGGAGGTTTTGGTAGATACGGTTTTGGCCCTTCAGGTTCAATAGGAGCTGGTTGGATGTTTTTAGCTGCAGGATTTAGACTTTTAATATTTATAGGATTAGTTGTGCTAGCTGTTAAATTATTTAAAAAATATGCTAATACATCTTATAATTCTCTTAGAATACTTGATGAAAAATTCGCTTTAGGTGAAATAAGCGAAGAAGAATACTTAAAAAGAAAAAATATTTTAATCAGCAGAAACTAG
- a CDS encoding ferritin-like domain-containing protein, whose product MYYSPNMNYYNRAMNMPKEDNVLELIKEAMKDERHDRIKYKNMMDMAKSEKVRKQIEFAYNDEGKHYKMFQKIYFMLTGKTIDIPAPKVEEYSKLIDAVETSINGELAAVELYRKIQSMLPNMQLRDMLFEILTDEQEHAARFIYIYSMLKD is encoded by the coding sequence ATGTATTATTCACCAAATATGAATTACTACAATAGAGCTATGAACATGCCAAAGGAGGATAATGTTCTGGAGCTTATAAAAGAGGCTATGAAAGATGAAAGACATGACCGTATTAAATACAAAAACATGATGGATATGGCTAAAAGTGAAAAAGTAAGAAAGCAAATAGAGTTTGCTTATAATGATGAAGGAAAACACTACAAGATGTTCCAGAAAATTTACTTTATGCTCACAGGAAAAACTATTGATATACCGGCTCCAAAGGTAGAAGAATATTCTAAACTAATTGATGCAGTTGAAACTAGTATAAACGGAGAATTAGCAGCTGTGGAGCTCTATAGAAAAATTCAGTCCATGCTGCCAAATATGCAATTAAGAGATATGCTATTTGAAATACTTACCGACGAGCAAGAACATGCAGCTAGATTTATATATATTTATTCAATGCTAAAAGATTAA